From Armatimonadota bacterium, one genomic window encodes:
- a CDS encoding S-layer homology domain-containing protein, protein MVLALVAPGFTQPFADVPTNHWAYDAIAELAAKGLI, encoded by the coding sequence ATGGTCCTAGCCCTCGTCGCCCCGGGGTTCACCCAGCCGTTTGCGGATGTTCCGACGAACCACTGGGCGTACGATGCGATTGCGGAGTTGGCGGCGAAGGGGTTGATT
- a CDS encoding pre-16S rRNA-processing nuclease YqgF: MRVLAVDPGRGKCGIAVCHEEGILHREVIPRESLEERLRELATRFGVEVVVVGDQTGCREVTALAKRLGRPVVPVSERGTTLEARIRYLRDHPPRGLRRLLPAFLRVPDRPYDDYVAVLLAERFFAAGQRGRRKSV, from the coding sequence ATGAGGGTCCTCGCGGTGGATCCGGGCCGAGGGAAGTGCGGGATCGCGGTGTGCCACGAGGAGGGGATCCTTCACCGGGAGGTGATCCCCCGGGAGAGTCTGGAGGAACGGCTCCGGGAGCTCGCGACGCGGTTCGGGGTGGAGGTGGTGGTGGTGGGAGACCAGACAGGGTGCCGGGAAGTCACGGCCCTGGCAAAGCGGTTGGGTCGGCCTGTCGTACCGGTCTCCGAGCGGGGAACCACCCTGGAGGCCCGCATCCGCTACCTCCGAGACCACCCCCCCCGAGGTCTGCGCCGGCTCCTTCCGGCCTTCTTGCGGGTCCCCGACCGTCCCTACGACGACTACGTGGCGGTCCTCCTCGCGGAGCGATTTTTCGCAGCGGGCCAGAGGGGGAGGAGGAAATCCGTTTGA
- a CDS encoding energy transducer TonB, whose protein sequence is MPHPAYPDVYTLSIQRSHLTSEAALRVPEGRVRMKLLVQTDGTVGSVEVLVSSGIPELDRATAEALKAWRFEPARQDGRPILAYYVLWVTFRVEP, encoded by the coding sequence ATGCCGCACCCAGCCTACCCGGATGTTTACACCCTCTCCATCCAGCGCTCCCACCTTACCTCCGAAGCGGCCCTCCGGGTCCCGGAAGGCCGCGTGCGCATGAAGCTCCTGGTGCAGACGGACGGGACCGTGGGCTCGGTGGAGGTCCTGGTCTCCTCCGGGATTCCGGAGCTGGATCGAGCGACCGCGGAGGCTCTGAAGGCCTGGCGGTTTGAGCCGGCCCGGCAGGACGGGAGACCTATCCTTGCGTACTACGTGCTCTGGGTGACCTTCCGGGTGGAGCCCTGA
- a CDS encoding TonB-dependent receptor: MRTRPLVLACWSILLPLLSALSASAQVPPVFEGEEVVVAGRRPQPVVGTPTYVTVLGGEELRRLGFLTVGEALRLLAEVYVREAYPGPGGLLQPSIRGTSPLQVLVLLDGVPLNPTAQFGVNLATLPLAEVERIEVLRGPYSALWGSGALGGVIHVITRRPERARISAGYGSFDTAQAHLSLGGGSEALRYGLGAELLTTGGFLPNGDARRLTATGRISLPALPMGDVELSFHHTDGRSGLPGPSFLPTPSDRQSDWRTVAGLTWRRGEPNLPEHLFRMWWYGEGLAYTSPGYGSDARGSAYGANWQRILRLPTGALLTLGAEWQGASYRFQDSFGGYAADDAALSGYGQVDLALLDRTLLGVGARLDLHRTWGMQLNPRLGFVHFLGPGVRVRGSVGRTFRGPTFGERFFPGCSDPNLRPESAWSLDLGMEAEVREGLLVRLNGFYTDSRDLITGGCPPQNIGSARIQGLSAEAVGRLGDRWSVLGNLTWSDGLDRTTGLPLLRVPGWTANLALRYEVSPQSSLTLVAHYVGERPDLDYATLPPNRILLPSYLTLGLRYEIRWRNWTVQAVVDNLLDARYETLRGYPAPGRSVYLRFGGSF; this comes from the coding sequence GTGCGCACACGCCCTCTTGTCCTGGCTTGCTGGAGTATTCTCCTCCCGCTCCTCTCCGCCCTGTCCGCTTCGGCCCAGGTACCGCCTGTCTTCGAGGGCGAGGAGGTGGTGGTAGCAGGCCGTCGGCCCCAGCCCGTGGTGGGCACGCCCACGTACGTGACGGTGCTGGGAGGCGAGGAGCTGCGCAGGTTAGGGTTTTTGACCGTGGGCGAGGCGCTGCGGTTGCTGGCGGAGGTGTACGTCCGGGAGGCCTACCCAGGGCCGGGCGGTCTGCTCCAGCCCAGCATCCGGGGCACGAGCCCCCTCCAGGTCCTGGTGCTCCTGGACGGCGTCCCCCTTAACCCCACCGCTCAGTTCGGCGTGAACCTCGCCACCCTTCCCCTCGCGGAAGTGGAGCGCATCGAGGTCCTGCGGGGCCCGTACTCCGCCCTGTGGGGGAGCGGAGCCCTGGGAGGCGTGATCCACGTCATCACCCGCAGGCCCGAGCGCGCACGGATCTCTGCCGGCTACGGGAGTTTCGACACCGCGCAGGCCCACCTGAGCCTGGGAGGGGGTTCCGAAGCCCTCCGGTACGGTCTCGGCGCTGAGCTCCTCACCACGGGCGGGTTTCTGCCCAACGGCGACGCGCGGCGCCTCACCGCCACCGGGCGGATCTCCCTTCCCGCGCTCCCGATGGGCGATGTGGAGCTGAGCTTCCACCACACGGACGGGCGCTCCGGCCTTCCCGGGCCCTCCTTCCTGCCCACGCCCTCCGACCGGCAGTCCGATTGGCGCACGGTCGCAGGCCTCACCTGGCGGCGGGGGGAGCCAAACCTGCCGGAGCACCTGTTCCGGATGTGGTGGTACGGGGAGGGGCTCGCGTACACCTCTCCCGGGTACGGGTCCGATGCCCGGGGGAGCGCATACGGCGCGAACTGGCAGCGGATCCTGCGCCTGCCCACGGGAGCCCTCCTGACCCTGGGCGCGGAATGGCAGGGTGCCAGCTACCGCTTTCAGGATTCCTTCGGGGGCTACGCCGCGGACGACGCCGCCCTTTCGGGCTACGGGCAGGTCGACCTTGCCCTGCTAGACCGGACGCTCCTGGGCGTGGGCGCCCGGTTGGACCTACACCGCACCTGGGGGATGCAGCTCAACCCCAGGTTGGGGTTCGTGCACTTCCTGGGTCCCGGCGTCCGGGTCCGAGGGAGCGTGGGCCGCACCTTCCGGGGGCCCACCTTCGGGGAGCGGTTCTTCCCGGGGTGCAGCGACCCAAATTTGAGGCCCGAAAGCGCGTGGTCCCTGGATCTGGGCATGGAGGCGGAGGTACGGGAAGGGCTCCTGGTCCGGCTCAACGGCTTCTACACGGACTCCCGGGACCTCATCACGGGCGGTTGCCCCCCGCAGAACATCGGCTCCGCCCGCATCCAGGGGCTCTCCGCGGAGGCGGTAGGCCGGCTGGGAGACCGGTGGTCGGTGCTGGGAAACCTCACCTGGTCAGACGGACTGGACCGGACCACCGGCCTACCACTGCTGCGCGTGCCGGGGTGGACCGCGAACTTGGCCCTGCGGTATGAGGTGAGCCCCCAGAGCTCCCTGACCCTCGTGGCGCACTACGTCGGCGAACGCCCCGACCTCGACTACGCCACTCTCCCCCCCAACCGGATCCTCCTGCCCTCTTACCTCACCCTGGGCCTCCGGTACGAGATACGGTGGAGGAACTGGACCGTGCAGGCCGTAGTGGACAACCTCCTGGACGCCCGCTATGAGACCCTCCGGGGGTATCCCGCCCCGGGGCGATCCGTGTACCTGCGGTTTGGGGGGAGCTTCTGA
- a CDS encoding DUF3084 domain-containing protein → MEIGYLLLPLLLLISGLIAYVGNVVGRRVGKQRLSLWGLRPRTTAHIVTVLTGMLIHLLTVGTLLGLSRDARTALFRLRETVRQLEERAEALRRDIARLEQGTIAVLSDQELAREVLDGRLGPSEVREAFFRLRQRAVEFATGQGAGPDANGNVIVPFQPGISWEAIERLIRRRRQEVVVRIVSTKNALAGEPVPVDVQLVKNELVFRKGQVLEAGMVTPGPREQVRDALLLLAQAASQRAGPPGRSRILSAPQTRVNGPPYVVVDGDSGRRITDQILRRGVPTRVRVVVLRDAFTEGPLWLGFELGGTSP, encoded by the coding sequence ATGGAGATCGGCTACCTCCTCCTGCCCCTGCTGCTCTTGATCAGCGGGCTCATCGCGTATGTGGGAAACGTGGTCGGCCGCCGGGTAGGGAAGCAGCGCCTCAGCCTGTGGGGCCTGCGCCCCCGGACCACCGCCCACATCGTGACGGTGCTCACCGGGATGCTCATCCACCTCCTCACCGTGGGGACCCTCCTGGGGCTCTCCCGGGACGCCCGCACGGCCCTGTTCCGGCTGCGGGAGACGGTGAGGCAGCTGGAGGAACGCGCGGAGGCGTTGCGGCGGGACATCGCCCGGCTGGAACAGGGCACCATCGCCGTGCTCAGCGATCAGGAGCTGGCCCGGGAAGTGTTGGATGGGCGCCTCGGGCCTTCGGAGGTCCGGGAGGCCTTCTTCCGGCTGCGTCAGCGGGCCGTGGAGTTCGCCACAGGTCAGGGGGCAGGCCCCGATGCGAACGGGAACGTGATCGTGCCCTTTCAGCCGGGGATCTCCTGGGAGGCCATCGAGCGCCTCATCCGACGTCGCAGGCAGGAGGTGGTGGTCCGCATCGTCAGCACCAAGAACGCACTCGCGGGGGAGCCCGTGCCCGTGGATGTACAGCTGGTCAAGAACGAGCTCGTGTTTCGAAAAGGGCAGGTGCTCGAAGCGGGAATGGTGACCCCCGGCCCGCGGGAGCAGGTACGGGACGCCCTGTTGCTCCTGGCGCAGGCAGCCTCGCAGCGCGCGGGGCCGCCAGGCCGCAGCCGCATCCTGAGCGCCCCGCAGACCCGGGTGAACGGCCCGCCCTATGTGGTGGTGGACGGAGACTCGGGTCGGCGCATCACGGACCAGATCCTCCGGCGAGGGGTGCCCACCCGGGTGCGCGTGGTGGTGCTCCGGGATGCCTTCACCGAGGGTCCCCTGTGGCTCGGGTTCGAGCTCGGAGGGACATCCCCGTAA
- a CDS encoding glycosyltransferase family 39 protein, whose protein sequence is MRRALHVGIALSAFLLFWRLGTSPLWDQDEAKYAGIAQEILRTGDWVTLRWNGEPWFVHPPLYFWLVAATGRLFGVTEFTARFWSAVAGVLGVLVTGLLGRELFGPRCGVLSAFVLATTLQWWAQARLAVFDPLLVLWMLLSFLGFWRGYARGERRAYLLAFVASALGTLTKGFVAAAVPGAVGFLFLVLRRELGRLREVPWIPALLSYAVLGCGWYGIQAVLHGAAFLRTALGYYTLNRYVGVVEGQSGPIWYHVPVLVLGLLPWTAFLPEACSGAVRERRDPRSLFLLVWLAFGFAFFSLAGTKLPNYVLSLYPAAALLIGRALEAGTFGEEEKPRGGWRLLAALCALFGAAVAAYGALLYPSQTRALVPALVPPVAALVAGGGVAARLGLRGSVRGAVLALGGSSLLFFALAVGIALPEVDRHRSGPEVGRTAASVARPGDVRIGFRTLNSLITYSGLHWRYAEDEDSLRGMLCAVPSPRRAVVVVPERFYHPDLLSGLRTVRQVGGHLLLEKPAGERIPACLRSTEPPVPRQIRTR, encoded by the coding sequence GTGAGGCGCGCGCTGCACGTGGGGATTGCCCTCTCTGCGTTCCTCCTGTTCTGGCGCCTGGGAACCTCCCCCTTGTGGGATCAGGACGAGGCGAAGTACGCGGGCATCGCGCAGGAGATCCTGCGGACCGGGGACTGGGTCACCCTGCGGTGGAACGGGGAACCGTGGTTCGTCCACCCGCCCCTTTACTTCTGGCTTGTGGCCGCCACCGGCAGACTTTTCGGGGTGACCGAGTTCACGGCCCGGTTCTGGTCCGCGGTAGCTGGTGTGCTCGGGGTGCTCGTCACAGGGCTGCTCGGCCGGGAGCTCTTCGGCCCCCGGTGCGGGGTGCTCTCGGCCTTCGTCTTGGCCACCACCCTCCAGTGGTGGGCGCAGGCGCGGCTGGCGGTCTTCGATCCCCTCCTCGTGCTGTGGATGCTGCTGTCCTTCCTCGGGTTCTGGCGCGGATACGCGCGGGGGGAACGTCGGGCATACCTCCTGGCCTTCGTGGCCTCGGCCTTGGGGACCCTCACGAAGGGGTTCGTGGCCGCGGCGGTTCCGGGCGCGGTGGGGTTCCTGTTCCTGGTGCTCCGCCGGGAGCTGGGCCGGTTACGGGAGGTGCCGTGGATTCCCGCTCTTCTGAGCTATGCGGTGTTGGGGTGCGGGTGGTATGGGATCCAGGCCGTCCTGCACGGGGCGGCCTTTCTGCGCACCGCCCTCGGCTACTACACCCTGAACCGGTACGTGGGCGTGGTGGAGGGGCAGAGCGGCCCCATCTGGTACCACGTGCCGGTGCTCGTCCTGGGCCTTCTGCCCTGGACTGCCTTCCTCCCGGAGGCCTGTTCAGGGGCGGTGCGGGAAAGGAGGGATCCCCGCTCCCTCTTCCTCCTCGTGTGGCTCGCCTTCGGATTCGCTTTCTTCTCCCTCGCGGGCACGAAGCTCCCGAACTACGTGCTGAGCCTGTACCCCGCGGCGGCCCTCCTCATCGGCCGGGCGCTGGAGGCCGGGACGTTTGGGGAGGAGGAAAAGCCACGGGGTGGGTGGAGACTCCTGGCGGCCCTCTGCGCGCTCTTCGGGGCTGCGGTGGCGGCCTACGGAGCGCTGCTGTACCCCTCCCAGACCCGGGCCCTCGTGCCAGCCCTCGTCCCCCCCGTGGCCGCCCTGGTGGCAGGAGGAGGGGTTGCCGCGCGGTTGGGCCTGCGCGGCTCCGTCAGAGGTGCGGTGCTGGCCCTCGGCGGCAGCAGCCTGCTGTTCTTCGCCCTCGCCGTCGGCATCGCCCTGCCCGAGGTGGACCGCCACCGCTCTGGCCCGGAGGTGGGGCGGACGGCGGCGTCGGTGGCGCGGCCCGGGGATGTTCGGATCGGCTTCCGCACCCTCAACAGCCTCATCACGTACAGCGGCCTGCACTGGCGGTACGCGGAGGATGAGGACTCCCTCCGGGGCATGCTCTGCGCGGTCCCCTCCCCTCGGAGGGCCGTGGTGGTGGTGCCGGAGCGGTTCTACCACCCGGACCTGCTCTCAGGCCTGCGGACGGTGCGGCAGGTAGGAGGCCATCTGCTGCTGGAGAAGCCCGCGGGCGAAAGGATACCGGCGTGTCTTCGGTCCACCGAACCTCCCGTTCCGCGACAAATCCGAACCCGATGA
- a CDS encoding LptF/LptG family permease has product MRLLDRYVGREVLGAVLFGVGVFTTLLVANHFFFVTRSAVQYGFPPGAFVQLVAYRLPTLVGFALPMAVLFGTVLGYGRLAEGREIEAMQTGGIPPERILLPGVLVAAVVSAASYGLGEGVVPWAELQYRRAWSRAVGSPRAEDVRWNVLFRDRIQDGSEVVVSAHRLDLSAGTLERVTVQQHRDGRLVRVIEAERATWGPGGWTFHRGRMVVLEDGVLLTGFEVLRLRLARSPQEVAPPERTVLEMSIREIRQELRRLRRDGQLTRPLEVDLAGKYALLGTPFAFALLGFPLGLVHPRGGRGIAFGLVVLVLIGYYLLTTASTLLGQAGYLSPALAAWLPNLVTAGSGIVLVWRRR; this is encoded by the coding sequence ATGCGGTTGCTCGACCGGTACGTGGGCCGGGAGGTGCTGGGCGCGGTCCTGTTCGGGGTCGGGGTGTTCACCACCTTGCTGGTGGCGAACCACTTTTTCTTCGTCACCCGGTCCGCGGTACAGTACGGGTTCCCCCCCGGGGCCTTTGTGCAGCTGGTGGCCTATCGCCTCCCGACGCTCGTGGGCTTCGCCCTCCCCATGGCGGTGTTGTTCGGCACCGTCCTGGGCTACGGCCGTCTTGCGGAGGGGAGGGAGATCGAAGCCATGCAGACGGGCGGGATTCCACCCGAGCGCATCCTCTTGCCGGGTGTGCTGGTGGCCGCGGTGGTGAGCGCGGCGAGTTACGGCCTGGGGGAGGGAGTGGTGCCCTGGGCAGAGCTGCAGTACCGGCGGGCCTGGAGCCGGGCCGTGGGAAGCCCTCGGGCGGAGGACGTCCGGTGGAACGTCCTGTTTCGGGATCGCATACAGGACGGCAGCGAGGTGGTGGTCTCCGCCCACAGACTGGACCTCTCCGCCGGGACTCTGGAGCGGGTGACCGTGCAGCAGCACCGGGACGGGCGGCTCGTGCGGGTGATCGAGGCGGAGCGCGCCACCTGGGGGCCGGGGGGATGGACCTTCCACCGGGGCCGCATGGTGGTGCTGGAGGACGGGGTCCTGCTGACCGGATTCGAAGTACTCCGGCTGCGCCTCGCCCGCTCCCCGCAGGAGGTGGCTCCACCCGAGAGGACGGTGCTGGAGATGAGCATCCGGGAGATCCGGCAGGAGCTTCGGAGGCTCCGGCGCGATGGACAGCTCACCCGGCCGCTTGAGGTGGATCTCGCAGGGAAGTACGCGCTCCTGGGGACCCCCTTCGCCTTTGCCCTCCTAGGCTTCCCCCTGGGGCTGGTACACCCTCGGGGCGGTCGGGGGATTGCCTTCGGGCTCGTGGTTCTGGTGCTCATCGGCTACTACCTCCTCACCACCGCCAGCACCCTCCTGGGGCAGGCGGGCTACCTCTCTCCGGCCCTCGCGGCCTGGCTCCCGAATCTGGTGACCGCGGGAAGCGGGATCGTTCTGGTGTGGCGCAGGCGGTGA
- the lptB gene encoding LPS export ABC transporter ATP-binding protein: protein MWSVREPAARGDPDGTALRAVGLQKRYGARTVVDGVSLVVRPGEVVGLLGPNGAGKTTCFYMIVGLVRPNAGEVYLGNTRITHLPVHLRARAGIHYLAQEPSVFRKLTPAENIELILEQHGLPRAERMARVEELLEALHIAHLRHQPAYTLSGGERRRVEIARALATRPRFLLLDEPFTGVDPKSIQELQDIIATLRKQGIGVLISDHNVRETLAITDRSTILYEGKVLFEGTAQALAASEEVRRFYLGERFQM from the coding sequence TTGTGGTCCGTCCGTGAACCTGCCGCACGAGGGGATCCCGACGGGACCGCCCTGCGGGCCGTAGGGCTTCAAAAGCGCTACGGCGCCCGCACGGTGGTGGACGGGGTGAGCCTCGTAGTCCGGCCGGGCGAGGTGGTGGGGTTGCTGGGCCCCAACGGGGCGGGCAAAACCACCTGCTTTTACATGATCGTGGGCCTCGTGCGCCCCAACGCGGGAGAGGTGTACCTCGGAAACACCCGCATCACGCACCTCCCCGTGCACCTTCGGGCCCGGGCAGGCATCCACTACCTCGCGCAGGAGCCTTCCGTGTTCCGCAAGCTCACCCCCGCGGAGAACATCGAGCTCATCCTTGAGCAGCACGGACTTCCCAGGGCGGAACGGATGGCCAGGGTAGAGGAGCTGCTGGAGGCCCTGCACATCGCGCACCTCCGCCACCAGCCCGCCTACACCCTCTCGGGCGGGGAGCGGCGGCGGGTGGAGATCGCCCGGGCCCTCGCCACCCGCCCCCGGTTCCTCCTGCTGGACGAGCCCTTCACGGGGGTGGATCCCAAGTCCATCCAGGAACTCCAGGACATCATCGCGACCCTCCGGAAACAGGGGATCGGAGTGCTCATCAGCGACCATAACGTGCGGGAGACCCTCGCCATCACGGATCGCTCCACCATCCTGTACGAGGGAAAGGTCCTGTTCGAGGGGACCGCACAGGCCCTGGCGGCCAGCGAGGAGGTGCGTCGGTTCTACCTGGGCGAGCGCTTTCAGATGTGA
- the lpxB gene encoding lipid-A-disaccharide synthase, whose protein sequence is MKVFLLAGEVSGDIAAAHLTRALRALEPRVEVVGGGGQRMREAGVRVVLDTSTWGVIGYLESYLRVPIFAERLWRVLRWIRQEAPDVLVLVDFPGFNLAVARHLSPQIPTMYYFPPMAYGRRSGRARKLARLPVRVLAPFPFEADLYREAGADVIFTGHPALDWVRPERSREEFCATLGLDATRPLVALLPGSRTQEVRALLPAMVGAVRIARQRVPGLQAVIARASETLERLIAQHALDLPVIPGHPYDLLAASDAALVASGTATLEALILGTPMVVTYRVSRVTAWIARRIATVPWISLPNLLAGAEVVREMLQEQANPQALAEELLRILDPDHADRIRRVLGALRERLGPPGALERSAREVLARGLRMG, encoded by the coding sequence GTGAAGGTCTTCCTCCTCGCGGGCGAGGTCTCCGGGGACATCGCGGCCGCCCACCTGACCCGTGCCCTGCGAGCCCTTGAGCCCCGAGTGGAGGTGGTGGGCGGAGGCGGGCAGCGGATGCGCGAGGCCGGGGTCCGCGTGGTGCTGGACACCTCCACCTGGGGGGTCATCGGGTATCTGGAGAGCTACCTGCGCGTGCCGATCTTCGCGGAACGGCTGTGGCGGGTGCTGCGCTGGATCCGCCAGGAAGCGCCGGACGTGTTGGTGCTGGTGGACTTCCCCGGATTCAACCTGGCGGTGGCCCGGCATCTGAGCCCTCAGATCCCCACCATGTACTACTTTCCGCCCATGGCCTACGGCCGCCGCTCAGGCAGAGCCCGCAAGCTCGCCCGGCTCCCCGTCCGGGTGCTGGCACCCTTTCCCTTCGAAGCCGACCTGTACCGGGAGGCGGGCGCGGACGTGATCTTCACCGGGCACCCTGCTCTGGACTGGGTGCGTCCGGAGCGGTCCCGGGAGGAGTTCTGTGCCACCCTGGGGTTGGATGCCACTCGTCCCCTCGTGGCCCTGCTCCCCGGGAGCCGGACTCAGGAGGTCCGCGCGCTGCTTCCCGCTATGGTGGGAGCCGTCCGGATCGCCCGGCAACGAGTACCGGGCCTCCAGGCCGTTATCGCCCGGGCCTCGGAAACCCTGGAGCGGCTCATTGCCCAGCACGCCCTGGACCTCCCCGTGATCCCGGGTCACCCCTACGACCTCCTGGCTGCCTCGGACGCGGCCCTCGTGGCGAGCGGAACCGCTACCTTGGAGGCCCTGATCCTGGGGACCCCCATGGTGGTCACCTACCGCGTCTCCCGGGTCACCGCCTGGATCGCCCGCCGCATCGCCACCGTCCCCTGGATCTCCCTCCCAAACCTCCTCGCGGGTGCGGAGGTGGTGCGGGAGATGCTGCAGGAGCAGGCGAATCCCCAGGCCCTCGCGGAGGAGCTTCTGCGAATCCTGGACCCGGATCACGCCGACCGGATACGGCGGGTGCTCGGGGCGCTGCGGGAACGGCTCGGACCGCCCGGTGCCCTGGAACGATCCGCCCGGGAGGTGCTCGCCCGGGGCCTCAGGATGGGGTAG
- the lpxI gene encoding UDP-2,3-diacylglucosamine diphosphatase LpxI (LpxI, functionally equivalent to LpxH, replaces it in LPS biosynthesis in a minority of bacteria.), with the protein MCEPVGLIAGEGQLPLLLARAIRTAGHRLVCVQVAGSPRALQRWCHVHALISPGEAGRVLKTLKTGGVRRLVLAGRVDRLKLLSGPLDPLAREILQRAPDRTDADLWRALLTVLDRHGFEILPQPYFLPDLIAPSGLIGGRAPTDREWADLQRGLRVARTVAGAGVGQAVAVRDGVVLAVEAAEGTDGMLRRLRAFGPHAVVVKAGRPDQDPRFDLPTVGPRTITLLKQVGATALGVEAGRTLLLERASVVARAEEAGVALVGL; encoded by the coding sequence GTGTGTGAGCCCGTGGGGCTCATCGCAGGAGAAGGACAACTCCCCCTCCTCCTGGCCCGGGCCATCCGTACCGCGGGGCACCGGCTCGTCTGCGTCCAGGTGGCGGGAAGCCCGCGGGCCCTGCAGCGGTGGTGCCACGTGCACGCCCTGATCTCCCCGGGAGAAGCGGGCCGGGTCCTCAAAACCCTAAAGACCGGCGGCGTCCGCCGGTTGGTGTTGGCGGGTCGGGTGGACAGGTTGAAGCTCCTCTCCGGCCCTCTGGATCCCCTCGCCCGGGAGATCCTTCAGCGGGCCCCGGACCGCACGGACGCGGACCTCTGGAGGGCTCTCCTCACCGTGCTCGACCGGCACGGGTTTGAGATCCTCCCCCAACCCTACTTCCTGCCCGACCTGATAGCGCCGAGTGGCCTGATTGGCGGCCGGGCACCCACGGATCGGGAGTGGGCGGACCTCCAGCGCGGGCTCCGAGTGGCCCGCACCGTCGCGGGGGCAGGCGTCGGGCAGGCGGTGGCGGTTCGAGACGGCGTGGTGCTGGCCGTGGAGGCCGCGGAAGGGACGGACGGCATGCTCCGACGCCTCCGGGCCTTCGGCCCCCACGCGGTGGTGGTGAAGGCGGGCCGTCCCGATCAGGATCCCCGGTTCGACCTCCCCACCGTCGGCCCCCGGACCATCACCCTCCTGAAACAGGTGGGTGCCACCGCCCTGGGGGTAGAGGCGGGCCGGACCCTCCTCCTGGAGCGGGCCTCGGTAGTGGCCCGGGCAGAGGAGGCAGGAGTGGCCCTCGTAGGGCTGTGA
- the lpxA gene encoding acyl-ACP--UDP-N-acetylglucosamine O-acyltransferase, protein MREAAQAVHIHPTALVDPRARLAPGVRVGPYAVIEADVEVGEDTVIGPHVVLHSGTRIGRRNRIYTGAVIGCEPQDRAFRGERSFAILGDDNVVREYVQIARATGPEAATVIGDRNYIMSTAHIAHNCRLGSDVVVVTGSGLAGHVQVGDGAQIGGITGVHQFVRIGRLAMVGGKSALLQDLPPFLLASGVPARVRGLNRVGLLRAGVPREEIERVWSAYRILYGRGLTPAHAVEEIVRELGEEGIVAELVTFVRESLHSPRGLIRRGTSRV, encoded by the coding sequence ATGAGGGAAGCCGCCCAGGCGGTCCACATTCACCCCACCGCCCTCGTGGATCCCCGGGCCCGGCTCGCGCCGGGGGTGCGGGTGGGTCCGTACGCGGTCATCGAGGCGGACGTGGAGGTGGGGGAGGATACCGTGATCGGCCCGCACGTGGTCCTGCACTCCGGTACCCGCATCGGACGGCGGAATCGCATCTACACGGGTGCCGTCATCGGGTGCGAGCCCCAGGACCGTGCCTTCCGCGGCGAGCGCAGCTTCGCCATCCTCGGCGACGACAATGTGGTCCGGGAATACGTGCAGATCGCCCGGGCCACGGGACCGGAGGCAGCCACGGTGATCGGGGACCGGAACTACATCATGTCCACGGCCCACATCGCCCACAACTGCCGGCTGGGATCCGACGTGGTGGTGGTTACGGGGAGCGGGCTGGCGGGGCACGTACAGGTGGGAGACGGCGCCCAGATCGGCGGGATTACGGGCGTCCACCAGTTCGTGCGCATCGGACGGCTCGCCATGGTGGGCGGCAAGAGCGCCCTGCTGCAGGATCTTCCCCCTTTCCTCCTCGCGAGCGGGGTGCCCGCCCGGGTGCGTGGCCTCAACCGGGTGGGCCTGTTACGGGCCGGAGTTCCCCGGGAGGAGATCGAGCGTGTGTGGTCCGCGTACCGGATCCTGTATGGGCGGGGTCTTACCCCCGCGCACGCGGTGGAGGAGATCGTGCGGGAGCTGGGAGAGGAAGGGATCGTGGCGGAACTCGTGACCTTCGTCCGCGAGAGCCTTCACTCCCCCAGGGGACTCATCCGTCGGGGGACGAGCCGTGTGTGA
- the fabZ gene encoding 3-hydroxyacyl-ACP dehydratase FabZ, with protein sequence MRFDIHEILATLPHRYPFLLVDRVLEMDPEAGRIVALKNVTINEEYFSGHLPGAPVMPGVLIVEALAQAAGILVFHKVGLRQEKAYFAAIDGLRFRRPVLPGDQLLLEISLEWIRGRLIRVRGTARVGDEVAATGVLTFSLGRAPRVSSAQLEGARVQDP encoded by the coding sequence ATGAGGTTTGACATCCACGAGATCCTGGCCACCCTTCCCCACCGCTACCCGTTTCTCCTGGTGGACCGGGTACTGGAGATGGATCCGGAGGCGGGGCGCATCGTGGCCCTCAAGAACGTGACCATCAATGAGGAGTACTTCAGCGGGCACCTGCCCGGCGCGCCCGTGATGCCCGGGGTGCTCATCGTGGAAGCCCTGGCCCAGGCGGCGGGGATCCTGGTATTCCACAAGGTGGGGCTGCGTCAGGAAAAGGCTTACTTCGCGGCCATCGACGGTCTCCGCTTCCGCCGTCCCGTCCTGCCCGGGGATCAGCTCCTCCTGGAGATCTCCCTGGAGTGGATCCGGGGACGGCTCATCCGGGTGCGGGGGACGGCGCGGGTGGGCGACGAGGTGGCGGCCACCGGAGTGCTGACCTTCTCCCTGGGGCGCGCCCCCAGGGTTTCGTCCGCCCAGCTGGAGGGAGCCCGGGTGCAGGATCCATGA